From Micropterus dolomieu isolate WLL.071019.BEF.003 ecotype Adirondacks linkage group LG06, ASM2129224v1, whole genome shotgun sequence:
TGcatgtttcatttcagttttgtgtgatTATGGCTCTCCTCTTTAAATAATGCATCAGTCTCTTTATCTGAACATTAAAAGAGCATTATAGGCCTTTAATTGATTTGAATTATATAAACCTTTTAAAGCCACCTCACCCAGTCCTTTGTCTCTATTAAAGATAGTCAATTAGACACTTTTTATCCTGTATTAGTCTAAATTACATTTATCTCAGTTTCTCTTTCAGTAAAAAGACAGTCTGCATACCATAAGGAAATACCTTATGGTTTTGAAGACTCCTCGACAATTACAGACAtaatgcaaaaaataataacaaattaataatacatttgtgccaaactgaatacatttgtgtTCTGTCTTGTGCTCATTtactggagagagaaaaaattgACTCCAAAACTGTGGTTTATCTCCATAAATTCTTTATTATTAGTCCTTTATGTTCAAGGAACACATCTTTGTACTCACCAGTGTAAATATAATGACACAATATCTAAATTATCCTTATTGTCTAAGAATCCCTTTTTAAAGCCAATTAACTGAACCTTAAGCAGAGTCAGGCTCTGCTTAAGGTTCATAGGGTTTCATTCGTGACAGGCAGCCTGAATGGATCTTTAACCAGTGTGACAGCTTTCTTTTCTCAGTGCTCTGTAGAGCTGCCTTTACAGAGGATAGACTTGTCAGATGTGACCACCAGCTGTTATTCAGCATGCCCCTGCTGGCCCCAAACACACCATTTGATGCTTTTTATAAACAGATAAATCCCACTTAATCTTCTAATATGCGTGTCTGTTGCATCAGCATaaagcagtggtcggcaataggcggcccgtgGGCCAGAACCAGCCCGTcggcaataatatctggcccatggccagattgctttgatagcaaataataaataaattgctgGCGctgatctcagtcatgacagcaacagttactcacataatcacttcctcttaagtgattttgcctctaaaataaaagcgcaagaacgtCTTTTACAATGCTTTATGTCGagtttattaagagcttttactttgaaaagttcggAAGGACATTCGAAAGAGTCTgtcttgcttgacacacctctaaaaaagccgtcagtaaacgaTTGGATTCTCCTGTATtttctcagggaaatgaaaataagtgtccacAGGTTTaagaatgcggatcaaacgccggaACGCGCACACACTAGAACACATGCTttatgtgagcatgtgcaaatgTGTCCTTTTATTCactttgtttaacaagggagaaaaaaaaatatccgcAATAAGATGGAATCAATCTGACAACCAACCTATCAGGAGTCCCCCAcagtaccgactgagctaaacgtacacatgactttgttctggcctgTCACataacggcttgaaaaaaatttggcccgatgccagacttatttgccgacttACACAAGGTGACACTGAGTTTTTCCTAGCAATAATAATTTAACGTCGATGTAGATCTAACGAAATACAGATAATGGTGTTTGATTTTTGAATTATATCAATACTTCTGTGGCCAAAACAATGGAATATGTATTTAATAGTAACATGCATGCATATTTTTCTCCCATTATCTTACTACAgttgtgcttttgtgtttttgcaaagAGAACCTGATGTTCTGCAGCCACATAGGTCGCCTCTCTAATGTGAGACTATTGAAAGCTTCCCTTGCACGTGACGTCCTCTCAGAAATTAAAACCCGGATTATTCTAAAAGAGGACATGAAAGCACATCGTtacataatgtaaataaaaacattgtagCCACACAGCGCCCAGATTGGTGCACGCTGCACGATGTCCCGGATGGTGCTCGCACCGGAAGAGAAGGGGCAGCTCTCCCAGCCATCTTGTGGCAGCATCCAGCGAATTGTTCGCATCAAGCCTCGTAGAATCGGAGGTGAATCCCGCTGAAGGGGCGCCATCATGCCCGGACACCTGCAAGAAGGTTTCGGCTGCGTCGTAACCAACCGGTTCGACCAGTTATTGGACGATGAGTCCGACCCGTTCGAGATCCTGAAAGCTGcggaaaacaaaaagaaggaaGGGGCCGCTGCTGGGTCCACCAAGACCGCGGCTCAAGCCGCCAAGCAGCCGAAGAAGGAGTCACAGAAGGACAGAAAGAACCCGCTGCTGGACAAGAAGGAGGAGTCACAGGCTCCGGTCCCCCTAAAGAAAGAAGGTAAATATTTTCACGTGCTTTCTCGCTTACGTGCAGTGcatgtttcttttcatcttttcatcttttcatcaaCTGTCATGTGCAGCTCCTGCTAGCTACGTTAGCTGCTGCTGGTGTGAGCACGGCGTGAGGTCAGCCTCTCAGACTGAGATGCTGCCAAGGAGAGACGTCTGTGTCCGTAAATGGGAAGCTCAGGTGTATCCACCTGCAGAGTCGTTTGCACACTGGCCAGCCTGTGTCGCAGAAATGTTTTCCTCTAGCATCCGACAGGAAGGTGTAGTGTTGCGTTACAGTGTGGAGGATGCTTTATACACGGTCAACGCAGCTCTGTCAGCAGCTGCAGGCTTTGCAAAGCAAATGCGCAAGATTTTCACATGCGTGCTGAGAGAACTAGACAGTCGGCTCTTTGTGTGGATTGATGATATCTCTCCGGAGCCAATACTTTTTTGAAGCGTTTTCAGTCATCTAAAATTGAGttgacaaacagcagcacagagttAATGAAAAGGGCGGCCCACAGTTACCCAGTGCTGTTGATAGAGGCGGTAGTACTGTAAGTGCAACATGCTGTTAAAGCTGGTGAGGGGAGAGGAGGCCACATCAGGACCTTAAATAGTTACATTGCATGACAGCAGGTTCCTGCATGTCAGTGGTTTAACAACAAGTGTTGTCTAAGGGCCACAAACTACTACATCAAGATATGATTACAACAGAAATTACTGTCTTCTGGAGGTTTGACTCCCTTTGCGTATGCTCTTGTGATTTTCAGGTATCAGGCGGGTGGGCCGAAGACCAGACCAGCAGGGCCAGCCAGGTTCCCAGCATCAGGGTGGGCAGGGTGAAGGGCGACCCGGGGACAAGAGGCCGGACCGGAGACCTCCCCGCGAGCGCCGCTTTGAGAAGCCCGCCGAGGACAAGCCTGAGGGAGTTGGCGAGTTCTCTGCAGACAAGTGAGTAGCTGTGATGAAGTACGAAGAGCATATTTAAAAATGGTGATAAGCTCGGGCCTTAACATTATTGTTGTGGGTGTATGCATGTCAATGTCTCAGCAACAGCCATCTGTAAATCTGTTTTTGAAACTGGGCTGCTCTCTTTGACATTTATGGTAAAACCACTGACATTTAGAGAAGATATTCACTTTTAACTTGAGCATGTAAAATGCTGATCAAGGTctagaaatgttttaaatgcactctctgtctgtgtccaaCAGGCCTTCTGGAGACAGGCCCCCGAGAGGGCGTGGTGGCAGCCGGGGTGGGCGCGGTGGTGGAAGAGGACGGGGCATGGGCCGGGGAGACGGCTTTGACTCCCGTGGGAAACGAGACTTTGACAGACACAGCGGCAACGACAAATCGTGAGTCAGTCCTGAACTGAGATCTTAGCAGACAAGTGAATCCATAAATAGAAATGACTGCGTACCAAAGCATCCCATTCTTGAATctgtgttatttattattttatcttgaGCTGCCAAGACCAGGTGGCAATGTGAACATTTGTGTTAATTTGACCTACTGGCAGTTAAACTCTTCAGTTATCCTTACTGTTGAACAACAGTCAGACCTAAATGGCATCTCAAAGTATTTCTTAATGACGCCTCAGATTAGGATCAGCTGTACTGCACCGCCAAGTTATGTACACTAAGCTTCTTTTGGCTCCAGACTTGAGGTCAAGGGTTGCTGTTGGTTTCAAAATTACTGTTCATTGTTGGCTGTGAGTATTTTTAaaccgtctgtgtgtgtgtgtgttgtccttTGTTTTTTCCAGCAATCAGAAAATTGAGGAGAAGCGCAGTGGCAGTGGCTCCAACAACTGGGGCAATGTGAAGGATGAAACGAGGTGAGTGTTCAAGAGCAGACACATGGCCTGTTAATCAGAGCGTTACTGTCTGCAGGATAGAGATGCAAATCTTTTAGTATTAAAAGAAGTAAGTGCACctgttttaattaaacattttacgTATTGGTGGTTACTCATTAGGTGAAATAAATGCAAGCTTGGAAAGTTACCCCTAAGAGAGAGTTTCAGCTGGAGGCGGTGAATCAGTATTGACAAGGTGTCTGTTGTTCCCAGTGAGGCTGAACAGACTGCTGCTCCTGAGACGACCCCAGAGGGGGAGGAAAATGCACCTGCCAGCTCTGAGAACAAGTGAGTATCCATTTCCTGCCAGATGTTCAGGTTTTCAGGCGAGGTGAATGTTCTTTAAAGGAATCTTGTCTGTTTAACGACTCCAGAAAACATAGTTTGAAGCATCAGAGCTGTATGTCATCACACTGGTTGTTGCCCCGTGTCACAAACAGTATCTCTGCATGTGCATTTTCGTCACAAAGCTTCAGTGTAAATGGGATCAACATTGTCGCTGACCTTTTGGCCTCAGGATTAGGGAGTATGTATAGAGCTAAGAGGATTggcagtttgaggttcaatgtCCTACAttggggggggtgtgtgtgtgtgtgtgtgtgtgtgtgtgtgcgcgcgctggCTTTCCAGGGAGAATGAGGTTGAAGAAGTTAAAAACGAAGGCCCCAAAGAGATGACCCTGGACGAGTGGAAGGCCATGCAGGACAAGGAGCGCACCAAGGTGGAGTTCAACATCCGTAAGCCCAACGAGGGAGCCGACAGCCAGTGGAAGAAAGGATACGTGCTGCACAAGTCCAAGAGTGAAGATGTGAGTATGGTGATCTGTTATCTTTTTGGAGAACAAAGCTTTTCCCGGCTGCAGATCAGCCGTTAAGTTTAAATGCTTTTCACTTCACCCACTGCAGCCGTCTACACCAGCACTGTACAGGCTCATGTTTCGTTCCGTCACACATACGTTACGGAGACCTGAAGCGTTCGTTTAGTCTTcacgttttgtttgttttgtttttttaccgtTATACcttgatttatatatatatatatatatatatattagtttaACCCGGcaaaaagggggagagagagagagagagagagagagagagaattgctTTTTTAcatgattcaacatttccctctcacacacacatgaaaacacactcagctgtccactacttgccccagatgtctgcgatattgcaacaaagtttaagtttcaatagcCTGCTCAAAAGACAATTTCTCAAGGTGAGACGCAATTCCATCCTTTATGGtaggtataatattaaagtgttattactTTACGCACTGCTTGCTGCCGGCACACATGAGCAAGCATTTTATAAGTTACCAAAGTCAATCTACAGACGCTGGACAGTTTGTAGTGGCTGCACAATAAACGGCaacatgcaaaaataaatagttCTAATAATTCTAGCCTTTGATGTATGTTTCTTAACAACCGTCATAGCCCACCGGCAGCCAAATTGTAGTCAAATTGTAGCGTATCTGTTAGcctactttctttttgccacACTTGGTAActgttttataaaagcaatagctcacttcaGGCCGTGAtatacgcttattatatcacagttaaagGGATACTATGCGATTCTGCAGAGAGTTTGTTGATAAACAAACTCATGAATGCGCATTGCCGTGGTAACCAGTCctactctgctgaaatatagcagaatccacAGAGTCTGCTGTCGGAGAGCAAGTTAGCCTCAATAAGAGGGCATGTTTTAGCAGTACTGTAGAAGGTGTGTCAACAAGCctgacaatattttaatatatattgaagcaaaatacttttctaagcctAAATCCAAACGGAGTCTTGGTTATTTATCGGTGGGATTATCGAGAGAACCTTCAATAGTTAAAATTAGTGAACACACATCATCAAAACGAACAACATGTGTAAGGACACAAACGcagcatccaaaacacaacagaataaaaaaactagagagttatttgaaatagtttaacaaaaatacagtgactgataaGAGCTGGGAAGCACAGGAGCAACTGTTTATCTCCAGGGCCGAAGTCAGTGCTAACTTTGGGGCTAACCTCTTCATTCTTTATTCAACAGTTATCAGCAATACAAAGGAGTTCCTCTTTAGTCCCGAGAAGCTGCGGTCTTTATTCACCGGCCACTGTAACTTCTACAAGCCTTACTGCTGACCCGTTTCCTTCTATTCACCGGGGCACTGTTCACACACGCGCTCCGTCTATTTCTCCTCTACCACACACATACTGACCGCTGCGGctaagctaacaaagctaaccagctgggatcatcacaaacatgacaacagacagacaagactgTAATACTGAACCTGTCATTTATgtggaacagcaaagctaacATTAACCtactcacctgtccagcagaaacagagcaacctcAGCACTGATTTTCATTCCTTTCTAATCTCTTAGATTTATCCAGCACTGAAACCCCTCACAGATGTTAACACAGGTTTTCCCCtcgcctggtcatataacttgtcTCACAATTCCTCAGACCTTTTCCTTtgtggctgtttctcagtcatCTTCACAGCTAGAGTCCCGTAATAAGTCCAGCATGTTCGAACATaccgctgtttgtttacattctgtcTCCGACTGCTTTGAGCGCGCCACCGCCCCCTTTGTTTGTGCTTAATTTACAGGCCCaggggctgtgtaggaaaaccggATTTATTTCCGAGCACACGAAGAGAGCTTCCTacccatgaggaaatattcgcAGAATTTAACAAAGTGTATTGGATAAGAATCGCAAAGTACCCCTTTAAGGGCGTTGTTCGGCCCGACGTGAAGCAGACAGCAGGAAATATACACTTCAACACGGAagactgtttttctctgtttccgTGGGAAGA
This genomic window contains:
- the LOC123972168 gene encoding plasminogen activator inhibitor 1 RNA-binding protein-like isoform X4, whose translation is MPGHLQEGFGCVVTNRFDQLLDDESDPFEILKAAENKKKEGAAAGSTKTAAQAAKQPKKESQKDRKNPLLDKKEESQAPVPLKKEGIRRVGRRPDQQGQPGSQHQGGQGEGRPGDKRPDRRPPRERRFEKPAEDKPEGVGEFSADKPSGDRPPRGRGGSRGGRGGGRGRGMGRGDGFDSRGKRDFDRHSGNDKSNQKIEEKRSGSGSNNWGNVKDETSEAEQTAAPETTPEGEENAPASSENKENEVEEVKNEGPKEMTLDEWKAMQDKERTKVEFNIRKPNEGADSQWKKGYVLHKSKSEDRPVGALIDAPETEADPPTLFHKANADESSDHHFRKPANDITSQLEINFGDLGRPGRGRGGARGGRGGRGGGGSRPARGGGRSEKASGVSVPNVDDPEAFPALA
- the LOC123972168 gene encoding plasminogen activator inhibitor 1 RNA-binding protein-like isoform X3; translation: MPGHLQEGFGCVVTNRFDQLLDDESDPFEILKAAENKKKEGAAAGSTKTAAQAAKQPKKESQKDRKNPLLDKKEESQAPVPLKKEGIRRVGRRPDQQGQPGSQHQGGQGEGRPGDKRPDRRPPRERRFEKPAEDKPEGVGEFSADKPSGDRPPRGRGGSRGGRGGGRGRGMGRGDGFDSRGKRDFDRHSGNDKSNQKIEEKRSGSGSNNWGNVKDETSEAEQTAAPETTPEGEENAPASSENKENEVEEVKNEGPKEMTLDEWKAMQDKERTKVEFNIRKPNEGADSQWKKGYVLHKSKSEDRPVGALIDAPETEADPPTLFHKQANADESSDHHFRKPANDITSQLEINFGDLGRPGRGRGGARGGRGGRGGGGSRPARGGGRSEKASGVSVPNVDDPEAFPALA
- the LOC123972168 gene encoding plasminogen activator inhibitor 1 RNA-binding protein-like isoform X1 translates to MPGHLQEGFGCVVTNRFDQLLDDESDPFEILKAAENKKKEGAAAGSTKTAAQAAKQPKKESQKDRKNPLLDKKEESQAPVPLKKEGIRRVGRRPDQQGQPGSQHQGGQGEGRPGDKRPDRRPPRERRFEKPAEDKPEGVGEFSADKPSGDRPPRGRGGSRGGRGGGRGRGMGRGDGFDSRGKRDFDRHSGNDKSNQKIEEKRSGSGSNNWGNVKDETSEAEQTAAPETTPEGEENAPASSENKLSRENEVEEVKNEGPKEMTLDEWKAMQDKERTKVEFNIRKPNEGADSQWKKGYVLHKSKSEDRPVGALIDAPETEADPPTLFHKQANADESSDHHFRKPANDITSQLEINFGDLGRPGRGRGGARGGRGGRGGGGSRPARGGGRSEKASGVSVPNVDDPEAFPALA
- the LOC123972168 gene encoding plasminogen activator inhibitor 1 RNA-binding protein-like isoform X2; translated protein: MPGHLQEGFGCVVTNRFDQLLDDESDPFEILKAAENKKKEGAAAGSTKTAAQAAKQPKKESQKDRKNPLLDKKEESQAPVPLKKEGIRRVGRRPDQQGQPGSQHQGGQGEGRPGDKRPDRRPPRERRFEKPAEDKPEGVGEFSADKPSGDRPPRGRGGSRGGRGGGRGRGMGRGDGFDSRGKRDFDRHSGNDKSNQKIEEKRSGSGSNNWGNVKDETSEAEQTAAPETTPEGEENAPASSENKLSRENEVEEVKNEGPKEMTLDEWKAMQDKERTKVEFNIRKPNEGADSQWKKGYVLHKSKSEDRPVGALIDAPETEADPPTLFHKANADESSDHHFRKPANDITSQLEINFGDLGRPGRGRGGARGGRGGRGGGGSRPARGGGRSEKASGVSVPNVDDPEAFPALA